The genomic interval cactcacacacccattcacacactatggtcaatttagagatgccagtcagcccacaatgcatgtttttggactgagggaggaggaaaccagtaccaggaggaaacccccaaagcatggggagaacatgcaagctccacgcacacagggcggagacgggaATCAAGCCCCCAACCCCGGCAGTACGGGGCAATCGTGCTAATGACTAAAccacaaatttaaaatatcaatgggaatatacttcaaatatattcttgtttgcaactgtttaatatccatgagagcagagtatttatgtgttttatttatttatttattttttattttattttttacaaaagatcaaaatgttaaacaataaagataatttttcacagccttctttgctcatatttaccaagggtgccaataatcgtggagggcactgtatttagTAACAATAGTGAAATGTATATAGAGAGAGCATTTTTAATATGGTCTGGGATTTTGGCTGAACTTCTCCTTTAAGACAGAAGAGAGGaagttgggaaaaaaaacaaatgcagtggAAAAGCTGTCCAGGAAATCCCACCCTATGAAGGAAAGCCAGAGCAACAAAGGAAATAAGAGGAACATGCTGGAGCAAAAACAAAGTCAGGAATAATGCCTTCAGAAGGAATTGAGCCACTGAGCCTAGCAATCATGTCAAAACAATCTAATATCATACAGAACGAATCACTGTATGAATATGACATCTCTGACTACAACTTATAATACTTTAAAAAAGGAGTACTAGTTACAAAAACATGCACTATTTGCCCTGATGATAGtagttctgacagtagtgcagctctaaatcacaggtttatatcaatacaCTCATTCCAATGCTATacatttctatggtaacagctcatgCACAGGGGATTGTATAGCAGATACGCTCTACGTAATCTAAGACTAAAAATAAACggatgaaaaaaatgtataatcattgagaTTTCTCTtaggagatttttatttatggaaggTGCACCATGtcaaaatcttcaggacaggagtttacactttgcagtTTATCTGTAAAAgctgtgggttttgttttgtcttattaactacaagagagggggagggaaagagaggttGGTGAAAGAACACTTgcatatagctgctgtaacataagttaattaatacaaaaatacagttgtttgcaaattgctgtggtataagaggagaaAACActctgggatgtgctgttacaggaaaataatttacTTTGCATCGGTccatatcatccatccattttctataccgcttattctactgggtcgtggggagcctggagcctatcccagggatcatggggtacaaggcagggtacaccctggatggggtgccaatccatcgtagggcacactCACGtaaacattcacattcacacacccattcatacactacggacacttagatcagcctacagtgcatgtctttggactcggggaggaaatcggcgtacccggaggaaacccccgcagcatggggagaacatgcaaactccgcacacacagggccgcggcgggaagccaccgtgcacccagtccatatcatactatactatattgtccttgattattttcctataaaagcacatcTCATATTCCCTACATATTATCTGTATTATCTCCTCTAAAGTACAAATGTGGTCTCAGAACTGAGGTGAGTGTGATGATATTAAGGAATATAATATGGCAGTGCTAAACTGGAAAGTTATCTGTTAGAACCTTCATAGCTTTAGTGCAAATCTAAAGAAGCAAATACATGTAGATTGAAAATGATACTATAAACGGTCAAAACAGCCTCAACATATTGTTCTGTCCATGTGAAGATGGATGAGATGGAGTAGTACCACAGGCCACATCCGAggatgcaagaaaaaaaaaccatgacaTGAAAGTTGACAGAATCACTAGACTGTGAAAGGCAGTCTCTTAGCAAATGCTGTGATGGGAGAGACAGAGGACGGAGTTCTTTTCCGAGGGGGTCACAGGGACGAGTGTTCAAAGAGAACCACCTGTGTCTGACTCACGCTCGAGTGCCTGGAGGGCCGCAGAGTGCCTATGCGGGAATATACCTCTGCGTCAGACTGCGGACTGGGTGGGGTAGTGTAGATGATGGGGTGCGGCAGAGGCATGGTGGAGGGTGGTCGAGATGAAAGTAGAGGTGGTGGAGGGAGGAGTGGAGGGATGACCGGATGACTATCTTCAGGAACCACAGTTTGAGGTGGATAACAAGGAGGCACCTGAACAGGGGGATCAATATCCACTGAAGGTAAACTTGTTGGTTCATGTTGGTGTTTCAAGCTGTAGTTTGCCATGTGGTAGAATCCAAAGTACTCTAAAGCATTTCCTGCCTGAGCCAAACGCAGTTTGTGCCACAGGTGAAGGACGCAGTAAAACAGAGCCAAGATGAGGAACCCGGCGAGAACCACAAGCATAAAGGCCACGTTTACTTCCCAGCAAGCCTGGGAAACAGCCGTCTTACAGCTGTCAGATGGTGGACCCTCGGTGGATGGTACTTGTTTTATGTGCTGAGATATCAGGCCATCAGAACTCTCCACAGACTGTGTGGGAAACTGTAGAGCAGTCGCTTCAGTGACTGATTCAGTCGGCATGGCTGTTTCCACTACAGATAGACTACAGAGGACACATCGGTGCAGACTGGTGTCTCTGTAGAGGCTGGAGCAGTCAAACGTAGCAGAGCATCTGCTTCAGTTGTGGACTCCAGGATTCAAAACAAAGCCCAGctcctcaaaaaaaaacaaaagaatcagAACAGAATAATCCGGAAAGCAAATATATTGCAGGGAAAACCACATAGTAGATTAACTCTGATGTCATAAACACAGTACTGCACAGTACTACTAGCAGTCGGTAGGCTAGTTGAAGTTCATAGAAGTTCACAAATGAGCCAGATAAGATACATATTGGAACAttcatacagtataatgtatatttacaAACACAGCATTATCGGTGTTAAGACAGACGTTCATCCACTGCTACTCAAAAGCCTTTCTGCATCTTTAAACATGACCTCTTTAAAATTCTACCAATTTAGAACATGTAAGTAAGAAATGGTTATAATTGAACTGAGATATgtttctggctttttttttttttaatgtatttacaaACAAATTAGACCTAATTGGAAAAATCCTCACTCTTAATCACTGTAATTAGATACTTGGCACACAGCATGAGTCTTTTATCTGCAGCttatttacactgcaagtgcaCCTGTCTTTTATAAAGCACTATTTTAGCGTCTCATCAGGAGCTGAGAGCTTCTGGTTAATGAGTCTACACACACATGATTTAGATCTACctgtttagctttttttttcttcactattCAATTGCTATTCTTCTTGGATTCCAGGCATTACAGATCTGTGTGTCATcgtcttagtttttttttttttttttttttttttttccatgccaTCTCTCATTGTGTTTGAAATCTAAACATTGTTAATTTATCACTTACActgttaaataaaatctttcTCTACctataagttgttactatagaaacaatatcatattagaatgagcgcatgaatataaacctgcaattttcCGAGCTGCTGTAGgagaacattaatcaacaccggacaaccaatcagaatccagaattcaacatttCTGTTGTATTATATTgattaaaactgtaatgaaacACTAATCTATGTCTTCAAAAACTTTGCACAGTAGAACAGTTCGACTTACTTGAGTGTTCATGATATAACCACCTCCTAGATGTAGAGACCATCTGAAAAGTCAGTAACAGTCAGGACTGGAGCTCACTGGTTGGGAGGAAACTCAGCTTTCAGGAAACAGAACATTTCCTTAGGCACATTCCTGCCTGGTGATTGGTCACACTGGCGTATACAGAAAATGGGCAAAGAATCACTGTGTGCAAGCCATggaatttctatttattttatttaatttcaaattggttctttcacatttttatttaaaagggaCGAGCAAAGGAGATGCTGAGCCTTGTTTCTCTGCTTTGTTTACTTGAGATGGTCATCTAACATAAACATATGTTTCTGCCAATTATGAGATAAAGATCACACCGGCTTTTAAATATGTACGCATTAATGTGCGCAATGCATTGAAGTGCAAACTGCACGGCTAATGGCTCTTACTCAAGAAGCTCTTACTCAAAACGAGTCATTACTAGTAAAGCTGAGCCTGTTATTATAAAGGTACATTAAGGACCTTCATTGCCTTCAAAGCCATTCAATATCGAAAGTAAAATGAGAGGTAATTATTTTCAGCATCATGTCAAATGtaagagaatttaaaaaaaaaaaaaaaaaaaaaaacagaaattgaaaagaaaaaaaaagagtgcccTACAAGAACCGGCCTCACATCTGAAAATGTCCATGCACATGTACTGAGAAAGAAAGCAATTCATGATGGagctatgacttttttttttttttttttttagctctgggacatatttttgtttatgtttatagaaATAGCTTTTGAGTCTGCACAGTTCTTGAATTATAGCTACATTGCGACACCAAACCTGCTCGCCACTTGTCACTTGTAAGTGATTACAatttaatggtaaatggtctgcacttatatagcgcttttatccaaagcactttacactgtgtctcattctcccattcacacacacactcacagaccaatggtagcagagctgccatgcaaggtgctaacttgccatcaggagcaacttggggttcagtgtctttcccaagaacactttggtatgtggagtcatgtgggccaggaattgaaccgccaaccctacgattagtggacaacccgctctaccacctgagccacagctacCCGTGGACAGTAGCAGGTCCTGGGTATTTTATTGCTGATGCTCTGCTAGTCATTAGATGAAGTTGGTGGTTTCATGGTAGTTATTGATATACCCTGAGGAGAATTCCTGATctgtttagttgttttttatgtttcttcattttctgctctttttctaCTGTGGTCTTCTTTGAGCTGCCTGTTTAACTGACTTTTGTATGACTTTGTATGACTTTATCAGGCTCACTggtgcgcttttttttttttgcttctgaaAATAGCACAGTTCAAGAACTGCCTTATGACTCAGCTGTCCCCAAAACTCTATATTATTAATTCAGAAACAGTTCCATATGCAAATGCTTACTTATAAAGCTTAGTCTAATTGAATTACATGACATTGAAATGTTAGCATAAACTaggatttatgtatttatatatttattagtttgttgttgttgttgttgatttttgttttgtttttacaaaaaaatcagTGCTTAAATAGCTAAATTGTGattaataaatgtttctttttcttcttgtaaTTATTAACCATAacggagttttgcatgttccaCTGTTTTCGCATGGGCTTCCtacgggttctctggtttcctccaacaaTCCAAAAACCATGccggtaggtggactggctatgctaaattgccccagaTGTGAATGTGTATCTGCAATGGGCATGCGTCCCACTGGTGTGAATTCTCCTGCCATGCACACAGCGTTTCTGCCCACAGCACCTGATAAATTCTGCAGTATCGCATTACTCATTTCAGTGGAAAGTAACTAATGCATgctcaaaaagtcactagaAGTCACCAGATGGCATCACAGACTGATTTACATATTCACTGAATCATCACGGCCATTTGCATATGAAAACACGCTATATGAAGAAGAAAGATTTTCTGAAGAGACTTATAGAACGTATATGAGTTATATCATATAGAAAGAGATTATCTTTGGTTACTAATTCTGTCATTTCTATCaagaacacagacaaaatgttgTATTGAGGAGTCAGGAAATAGACACAAAGTAAATGGTTACACTTTTATAATTACTCACTTTTATTACCGCACATATTGGcaagaagagagtttaaaattgtgaaaaaagaCATGCACTGATGGACAAACAATGCTGAAACGTGATTGGCTATTGGGGACACAAGCACAACGCAGTCAGGCTTTACACACTGGTAGTGAGTCGGGTAAACCTGCTCTCTCAGTGTATGTAAGCTAGCAGCTTTaatgtgagctggagagccataTAGACGGCAGGACCCTAACATCTAATCAAAAATTGCTATATTTGTTGCTCTcttttttgaaataaattaacCATAAGGGGTTTCAAAAGATGccaaacacagcaaaaaaaaaagttattaagtTAACAACACTgtccttttatacatttttttgggCTACACGCTTCAGAATGTTCATGGTTGTGATCTGATTGGCACGCCACGATTTCCTGTACTTCCTGTCCAGTTGTTATCAGGTAAACACACTTTTGAAAAGCATCAAACAGTGAgcaatatgaatatataatcaatggacttatataatcaaagtcaagtcaagtcaagtgggtttttattggcATTACTCTATATAGTTTGTATACACTGAAACAAAATGATgtatcttcaggaccatggtgcaacacggaACAAcacacaagactacataaagtgtaaatacacaacagtgtgagacgagtgcaaaacaataaatacacagaacaaaacaataaatacacaggacattaaatacacagactgtaagcaatgctggcagcaaaAACTAGTTCCACAGTAGAGTGATCTTTAAAAGATATTAAAGAGTTTTGTTTGAAGCACTCAGTGGTGAGTAAATAAGCCAATCTGCTGACAGCCTACATACAAAAGtttgtgattggtcattggcCATGTCACTCAAACCGTCACTTCCTGTGAAAATAGGTGtctttttttccatgtttattGATGAAAAATACCAGACTGTGTAGTattctatcaatctatctatcgatcgatcgatctatctatccagtcattcatccatcagtccatcttAAATACAGCAGTATTATGGACTGCATGTGGTAAAACACTTGAGGATATTTGACTGTTGGCTGAACAGTCTTTTGGTGTATGAATAtacccagcaaaaaaaaagaaatgtcctctcacattcagctgcttttatttccagcaaatttcttaacatgtgtaaatatttgcattaacataaaaagataaaacaactgagacataaactgaacaagtttcaccgACATTTCACGCACAGAAATGGAATCATTAGTTCCTGAACAaaggtcaatatcaaaagtaacagggttaagggccttgctcaagggcccaacagtggcagcttggcagtgccagGAGTTCAAACCCTCACCTGCtgagttgtataaatgagataaatgtaagttgctctggataagggcgtctgccaaatgccatcaatgtaaatgtaacggTCAGAATCTGGTGCAGACACCAGCTGCTTTAattactacagtgcatctcatcgccatggactgcaccagatttgtcacaggtaattttccactgcaaggacgatcagctgtccttcctgtctccctgtagcgccgtcttaggcgtcttacattacatacattgaagtttattgctctggacacatctgcagtcctcatgcctccctgcagcaggtctatggcatgttcatgcaggtgagcaggaaccctaggcatctttcttctggtgtttttcagagtcagtagaaaggtctctttagtgtcctatgttaatgtaactgtgaccttaatcgcctAGCGCCtttaaactgttagtgtcttaaggacggTTCCACAGGTAcagtaattgtttatggttcattgaacaagcatgaaaaacatcatttaaaccccttccaataaagatctgtaaagcttatttactttaaaaatttacaaaatgatctttaattACAGTAAGTACATTAAGTAAGTAT from Ictalurus furcatus strain D&B chromosome 18, Billie_1.0, whole genome shotgun sequence carries:
- the LOC128622784 gene encoding uncharacterized protein LOC128622784, with amino-acid sequence MPTESVTEATALQFPTQSVESSDGLISQHIKQVPSTEGPPSDSCKTAVSQACWEVNVAFMLVVLAGFLILALFYCVLHLWHKLRLAQAGNALEYFGFYHMANYSLKHQHEPTSLPSVDIDPPVQVPPCYPPQTVVPEDSHPVIPPLLPPPPLLSSRPPSTMPLPHPIIYTTPPSPQSDAEVYSRIGTLRPSRHSSVSQTQVVLFEHSSL